The segment atattttttctcttctttactTGCAGGTACTCACGGAGATCAATTGGGACCACCGAAATTTCCACCTTATCGCTCTTAACACTgtttataattaattttaatagattttttgtaatttagATAACCACGTTTGCACAATTTTCGATTGTTTACTTTTCTTCGCTACTTCTTCCACCTGACAGTTCACTTCCGCTTTCTACATGGCCGAAATGTCACCCGTCACGGTATTCGCTGATTACGACGATTACACCGACCGCCTACAGTCAATGCCCGGTGATGTGAACATTCCCCTGCCCGTAACATCCGGTAGAGCCTCCAGCACTTCCGGATTTACCATCCTGGATCTCCATCACCGCCAGATTCGCCACAGCTCGTCGATACACCTTGCCATCTGCCGTCCTCACATCCGCTTGCCGGATTCTTCCATCTGCTCCCTTCACGATTTCCTGTACGCGTCCTCGTCTCCAGTACTTCCGGTTCTTTCCTTCCACCATGAACACCAGATCTCCGACCTCTAGGGGCTTCGTGTCCTCGAACCATTTCGGGCGATGGTTGAGAGTAGGCAAGTACTCCTGTGACCACCGTTTCCATAACTTGCTAGCCAGGCATCGCGATCGGTGATACATGTTGCGCAGGGTTTCGTGGTATTGGTCGAGGTTGTCCAACACTGCGTCTTCCTTAGTTACCGTTCCACGAATGAAGTGGTTCGGTGATATGGCTTCTTCCCCGGCGGACTCCTGTGGAATGTACGTTAATGGTCGATGATTAATCATATCCTCGGCTTCTGCCAAGGCCGTGACGAGAATCTCGTCTGTCAGCTTCCGCCCGTCGTCCAAAACCCGTAGTGCCTCTTTGACGGACCGCACCATCCGCTCCCAGACACCGCCCATGTGTGGTGTACTGGGAGGGTTGAAATGCCACGCTGTGATGGACGAAGTAGCCTGTTCCGCACACTCTCGATGGACCTTCTCGATCTCCTTCATCATCGCGGTGTTTGCTCCGTGGAAGCACGTAGCGTTGTCAGAGAATATATGATCCGGATCGCCTCGCTTGCTCACGAATCGTCTGATGGCCATCAGGCAGGACTGCGTACTAAGGCTGTAAACCACGTCCAGGTGCACGGCCCTCACAGCCATACATGTGAAGACTACCACCCATCTCTTCTCCGTTCTGCGACCTATGGTTACCTCGACTGGCCCTAGATAGTCGACTCCTACCGCACTGAACGGCCGTAGGTGAGTAGTGGTACGATGAACGGGTAGCGGTCCCATCATTGGAGCAGCGGGAACACATCGATGCACCTTGCACCACACGCAAGTCTCGGTCGCTCGTCGAATAGCTGTTCGTGCGTTCTGTATCCAGAACTTTTGACGAAGCTCGTTGAACACGGTCTCCCTGTAAGCATGTCCAAACTTTTCATGGTAATACAGGATCAGCTTCTGGGTTATCTCGTGTCTCCCCGATAATATGATCGGGAATCTCTTGTCGAACGGAATCATTTCATTGGATTCCATTCTTCCTCGTACTCGCAGTACACCTTCAGCGTCTAGTATGGGAGAACATTTGAACAGGACGCTTGACTTCTCGATTCTCTTCGGTGGTTGTCCCGCTTCTAGCTTGAGATTCGCTGTAAGCACGTTCATCTCCTCCGGAAAACTGGCGAATTGCGACTGCTTCCAGAGAACGGTCTCTGCCTGCCGGAGCTCTTCTTGTCGAAGTGGCAGCTGAACCGTTGAATACCTTGCTTTGATTAGCGGACGATGATGCTCCGTAGCTTGTGATGTCACGATTGGCTCGCCGGTCTTTTTACGGCGACAGTTGGTGATGAATCGCACCACCGTTGCAGTCACCCGTACCAGCTTCGACCAACGAGAAACAGCGCTCACATCCACCACTTCATGAAACATCACTAGACCTCTCGCCTCCTCGATGGTTTCTTCGCTTGGTTCGATCACTGGCCACTGGTCGCGCGGTTGATACAGCATCGTCGGACCCTTCACCCATTCCGATTCATTCTGCAATGGAGGTCCTCGTCCCCACTTGGTGAGAACATCCGCGACGTTCTGCTTGGTCGGTACCCATCGCCAGTCCCTCATGTTGGTTAGTTCCAGAATTTCACCAACTCTAAATGCGACGAAttgtttatatttatattgATCTGACTGCAGCCACGACAGTACAGTTCGGGAATCGGTCCACAGAGTGGTGCGATCGATGTGCAGCGTAGTCGTTTCCAGAAAGGTTTGGCTCATTCGAGCACCGAGGACAGCAGCCATCAGCTCCAGTCTGGGAATTGACTGACGTTTTAACGGCGCTACCTTCGCGCGCGACATGACCAGACTACAGTTCACTTCTCCATCGACGACCGACCGAAGATATGTCACGCAGCCATAAGCGTGCTCGCTGGCGTCAGTAAAGATGTGCAGCTCGAGGGACTCTACCGCCGTAGATTTAGCGCAACCAAGAAAACATCGTGGAATTCGTAGTGTCTCGACTTCCGGAAGCAAACCAACCCACTGCTGCCACAGGTTCCAGCAGCGTTCATCAATCTCTTGATCCCACTCACAACCACTACGCCAGAGATGTTGAACGAGTATCTTGCCATGGATTGTAAATGGCGACAGTAGCCCCAAAGGGTCGAAAAATCCCATAACACAGCTTAGGACATTTCGCTTTGTTGGCCGTGTTTCCCCGCACAAGTAGGCTTGCATTTCCGGTCGGGGTGTTGCGGAGAACGCAAAGACATCCGCTTCTTGCTCCCAGCTTACCCCAAGTACACGTTCGTTGGACTTCTGGGAACTGGACTTATCTAGATTGAAGACGACTGCTCCACCAGGTTTGGCGTCCCCCAATGCTGTCAAAACTTCTGACGAATTGGATACCCAGTTTCGAATATCAAAACCGGCTTTCTTATGAATGAACCTCACCTGCTTCGCTCGTTTAACCGCTTCCTGAACCGTGTCGGCACTGTCGAAGTAATCATCGACATAGTGCCTTTTGATGATAGCCACCGCTGCTTCCGGGAACTGTCCGGCATGCTCCTCCGCATTTCGGTTCTTGACATACTGTGCGGATGCAGGCGAGCACGTTGAACCAAATGTGGCAACATCCATTACATACACTTTCGGCTTTTCTGCGCTGTTGTTCCGGAACAGGAACCACTGGGCGGATTTGTCCTTGGCAACCATTTTCATTTGGTGGTACATCTCCCGGATATCCCCACCGAAAGCAACCCGCCGCTCCCGAAAGTTGAGAAGCACCGACACCAGCGGCACCAGCAGATCCGGCCCCTTCAGCAGCATCGAGTTGAGGGAGATTCCTTGGACCATCGCCGCAGCGTCCCAGATGAGTCTTACTTTGTCCGGCTTCTTCGGATTT is part of the Sabethes cyaneus chromosome 2, idSabCyanKW18_F2, whole genome shotgun sequence genome and harbors:
- the LOC128735753 gene encoding uncharacterized protein LOC128735753, whose protein sequence is MSSKSLDLTTTPCEQCKQISTENEAMIACDNCDQWYHTRCVGITTMPKKDKKWFCPDDSCQAVYQEKLKKNRDKKNPTPIPPTVAEKLKAMDAERKRKEEEMEAEWMIKQKEIEINNALKEKQMRLDCNLREQQLESARQLREKEMEEKRILFETELREKQEHFEEMKLMEAAHREKLSKLKMQMAKVDVKQKPSNNKKSGSQDIQPSTSKKSPKERRPGKLTKEILDRFDKNNGGEEDEEDESSDDDFDDDSDASDNEQTVDGDNDDDENKSHISSPNGQGPQRIGPSRAQLSARNGLTRKLPTFTGKPEEWPLFFGAYQASNEACGYSDVENLVRLQESLKGAALESVRGHLLLPKSVPRVITKLRQLYGRPEQLLQSHLERVRKLDSPRADRLASFIPFGNAVEQLCEHLEAAELTLHLVNPILIQDLVSKLPDGEKRQWLHYKRKKKEVTLRTFTDFISKIVSDACEANVNYEYKPDIKAAAGTSGKAKPKEKAALYSHSEASGSNGRNDRQKQKPCRACQRDDHRLRFCQDFKNLSFADRMKIVTKWKLCRVCLNEHSGQCRFKIRCDVDGCGESHNSLIHPATVAVAMHAHINPSGSTMFRMIPVMVHCGEKSLVVLAFLDEGASITLIETDLADRLGLGGVKEKLVLNWTADVYRVEKNSRRMNLWMSAVDEENPEKTLLRSVYTVDKLRLPHQALKADELSAQYDHMRGLPISSYDGRPAILIGLSNIHAFAPLEAKIGTTSEPIAVRCQLGWTVYGPRRASLESQGHYLGYHQEVSNEDLHDLLKNHYALEESVVRVQRESAEDKRARSILEQTTKRVGDHFETGLLWMKDDVSFPDSYSMALKRLKQLERKLEKSPELYQNVRKQINEYQAKGYAHEATEAELRYASPEKVWYLPLNVVLNPKKPDKVRLIWDAAAMVQGISLNSMLLKGPDLLVPLVSVLLNFRERRVAFGGDIREMYHQMKMVAKDKSAQWFLFRNNSAEKPKVYVMDVATFGSTCSPASAQYVKNRNAEEHAGQFPEAAVAIIKRHYVDDYFDSADTVQEAVKRAKQVRFIHKKAGFDIRNWVSNSSEVLTALGDAKPGGAVVFNLDKSSSQKSNERVLGVSWEQEADVFAFSATPRPEMQAYLCGETRPTKRNVLSCVMGFFDPLGLLSPFTIHGKILVQHLWRSGCEWDQEIDERCWNLWQQWVGLLPEVETLRIPRCFLGCAKSTAVESLELHIFTDASEHAYGCVTYLRSVVDGEVNCSLVMSRAKVAPLKRQSIPRLELMAAVLGARMSQTFLETTTLHIDRTTLWTDSRTVLSWLQSDQYKYKQFVAFRVGEILELTNMRDWRWVPTKQNVADVLTKWGRGPPLQNESEWVKGPTMLYQPRDQWPVIEPSEETIEEARGLVMFHEVVDVSAVSRWSKLVRVTATVVRFITNCRRKKTGEPIVTSQATEHHRPLIKARYSTVQLPLRQEELRQAETVLWKQSQFASFPEEMNVLTANLKLEAGQPPKRIEKSSVLFKCSPILDAEGVLRVRGRMESNEMIPFDKRFPIILSGRHEITQKLILYYHEKFGHAYRETVFNELRQKFWIQNARTAIRRATETCVWCKVHRCVPAAPMMGPLPVHRTTTHLRPFSAVGVDYLGPVEVTIGRRTEKRWVVVFTCMAVRAVHLDVVYSLSTQSCLMAIRRFVSKRGDPDHIFSDNATCFHGANTAMMKEIEKVHRECAEQATSSITAWHFNPPSTPHMGGVWERMVRSVKEALRVLDDGRKLTDEILVTALAEAEDMINHRPLTYIPQESAGEEAISPNHFIRGTVTKEDAVLDNLDQYHETLRNMYHRSRCLASKLWKRWSQEYLPTLNHRPKWFEDTKPLEVGDLVFMVEGKNRKYWRRGRVQEIVKGADGRIRQADVRTADGKVYRRAVANLAVMEIQDGKSGSAGGSTGCYGQGNVHITGH